The Sulfurospirillum oryzae genome contains the following window.
CTTAAAAGCCTCAAATACCAAAGCTTTGATCTGCGTTGGGGTGTGGCGAATAAGGGCGAGTTTGATGAACACAATTCTGTTGTCGTTGTTGCCAAAGGAGCACCTTTTTGGACGGGTGTATTAATTGATCCGTGGCGTCATTCTGGGGAGCTGTACTGGGCAAAATTGGGAGATGATCCTGACTACAAATGGGTGGAAAATCTTGAACGAAGCCGCTACTATGGGACGATTGGCGAGTGATCTTGCGCTAATTTTTGTAAGATGATGCGAATCACACTTGCGCGTCCAACGTGTTTATCGCCTTCACTTAGAACAACGACCTCTTGTGCCAGTTTATGAATTTTACAAGGAAGCGATTTGACGATGTCTAAAATGTCGTTAAGATCATACAGTAAGGCAATATTTTTAGGTCCACCACTCTCAAAGTGTACTTGACTCTCACTAAAAAGCTCGGCAATAAAATAGCCATTAGGATTGAGCGCTTCAATCGATTTTTCAAAAAGCATTTTTTGATTTTGTTTCGGTAGATGAAGATAGGTGCAAATCACCGCATCATAAAGTTGCTCAGGCTTCCAGTACTCCAAGAGCGTATGGCGTGTTTTAATAAAAACATAACTCTCTTTCGCGCGTCTTCGAAGCTTTAAAAGTGCCACATCGGAAGCATCAAGTGCTTCGACAACAAGCCCTTTGTCGGCTAAATAGATCGCATTGCGACCTTCACCCTCGCCTAAACACATCACATTTTTTGCTTGCAGTAAAAGCTCTATATTTTCTTTGATGAAATTATTAGGCGCTTCCCCGTAGATGAGATTTTTTGTTTGAAATTTTTCATTCCAAAATTCTTGCATCACGCACCTTTTCATTTTTCATTTTTTAATTGTAACACAATTTAAATCAATGACATGCTTTTTAAATTGCGTTAAAATCATTGCATAAATATGAAGGAGTAAAAATGAAATATCCTACTTTTTTTGATACGACAGAGACCATCACGCTTTATGATCCACTTTCAAACGTTTTGGGTGCTTTTGAAAATGGAGAAATTACTTTTAGTTATCTAGATGTGGTTAAAAGTGCAGGGCACAGTTGTCCTACCATGGCAGGTGCGTATTTGATGATACGTGAAGGGTTGAAGGCACTTTATCCTCATTCTTTACCAGAGCGCGGTGCCATTAAAGTTTTTTTTAAAGAGACGCAAACAGAGGGAACAACCGGCGTTATTGCCAACGCTTTCTCTCTCATTACAGGTGCTACCGATACATGGGGATTTAAAGGTTTAAGCGGGAAATATGTGCGCAAAAATTTGATGGATTTTAGTGCAGATATACCTTTACATGTAAGAATACAACGCGTAGATACGGGGGTATTTGTTGATGTTGCTTACAACCCAAATAGCATCGAAATTGACCCAAAAATGCAACCTTTGATGCAAAAGCTGTTTACCGAAATGCTCAGTGAAGAAGAAAAAGAGATATTTAGGGCATTATGGCAAGCAAGGGTAGGCAAAATTTTAGAAAATTTTGATAAAGTTATAACCATAAAATAAACTCAATTTAGCTGGAGTGTGTATTGCTGAGCTTAAAAAAACAAAATATTACTAAGTGGATTGTTTTTTTGCCAGCATTTGCCATTTTGCTTACCTTTATCATCACCTTAGGTATTGTGATTACCGCAGAGCGCGCTGAGTATCAAAAATCGCTTGATAATACGCGCGCTGCCTACGTAAAACGCTCTAAAATTCAAGCGCAAGAGCGCATTGAGAAGCTTGTTGATTATATCAATGAAAATGAAAAATTTTTGATGAATGAAGCAAAAGATGAAATTAAAAATATCGTCAATCTTGCTTACCAAATTATCAATGATATTTATATTGAAAACCCAAACCTTCCCCGCGAACAGATACTCGCAAAGATAAAGAATAAACTACGCGATACCCGTTTTTTCAATGATTTAAGCGGGTACTATTTTATCTTTGATTTGCAAGGTACGTGCGTGATGCATGGCGTCAATAAAGAGATGGAAGGTCAAAATTTCATCAACTTTCAAGATGGCGTGGAAAAATCATTTATTCAAAATGCAATTGAACGTTTTAAAAATGAAGATGCGTTTGCATTGACATGGAGTTGGAAAAATCCAAAAGATGAGACTTTTCGCACAAAGATAGGCTATAACAGACGATATGAGCCTTTAAATATTTTTGTAGGCAGTGGTCGCTATGAAGATGAGATAAGGGCGCGTGTTAAAAAAGAGAGCCAAAAGCTTTTACTGAACACCAAGTATGGCGAGTATGGTTATATCTTTGCGTATGATTATGCAGGCAACACTATCTCTCATGGCGATACTTCCTTGATTGGGAAGAATAGACTTGACGTGGTTATAAATGGCCAGTATGTTATTCGGGACATTGTAGAAGGCGGCAAACGAAATCCCGAAGGCTTTTTTATGAGCTATGTCGCCTCATACCATCCAACAGCGCAAGACCGTTCTAAAATCTCCTTTATTCATGCCATTCCACAGTTTGAGTGGGTCATTGGTACGGGAGCTTATCTTTTTGAAGAGAACAATGCCCTTTTAGAGCAAGAGCAAATCCTTAAAGATAAGATGCAATCAACGATTATTAATATGCTCGCGGTATCTTTGATTATTATGCTCTTGGTGATGGGTATTATGTTTTTTATCTCAACAAAACTTCGCTCTGTTCTGTCGCGTTATGAGAACCATTTATTACTGAGCAACAAACAAATTCGTGAGCAAAAATTGGTCTTTGAGACGCTTTACCAAAAATCGGCAGATGGTATATGGTTGCTTAAAGATGGTGTTTTTGTTGATTGTAATGAAGCGATTGTCAAGATGTTTAAAGCGCAGGATAAACAAGCGCTGATTAATGTAACTTTGTCGGACCTTTCTCCTGAATTTCAACCTGATGATCAAAGCTCGTATGAAAAAGCTCTTTGGATGAATGCCCTAGCTTCGCAACAAGGCGTGCATAAATTTGAATGGCAAGCACGCGCATGTGATGGCACACTTTTTTGGATCAGTATTATGATGACCATGATCCGCATGGATAAAGGAATTATCCAACACTGTTCTGTTCGAGATATTACCATTCGTAAAGAGCTTGAGGAAGAGAATAAAAAACAGAAAAAGCTTTTGATTCATCAAATTGAACACGATACCCTCACAGGACTCCCCAATCGTAATCTTTTGCAAGACAGACTTACCCAATCGATTAAAAAAGCAAGCCGTGATCATAATGTCCTTGGTGTTATGTTTGTCGATGTCGATAAGTTTAAAAGTGTGAACGACTCTTTGGGACATGATGCAGGCGATATGCTTTTAAAAACCATTGCAACGCGTATGCGAAGCAGTGTGCGTGAAACAGATACGGTAGCGCGCTTAAGCGGAGATGAGTTTATTGTGCTTTTGGATGGTTGTAAAGATGTCAGTGATATTTTTATTGCGATTAAAAAATTGGTTGCAGCTTTTCAAGAGCCGTTCCATCTGGGTAATGAGAGTTTTAAAATTACGATGAGTATTGGTGTGAGCGTTTATCCTAATGATGGCGAAGTGGCGAGTAAATTGCTTAAAAATGCTGATATCGCAATGTATAAGGCCAAATCAAAAGGGCGCAATCGTTATGTCTTTTTTGACCAAGAGATGAACCAAGAGACGAATGAGCACCTTGAAGTTGAAAAGAGTCTGCATAAAGCGCTTGAAAATAATGAATTTGTCATTTTTTATCAACCACAAATCAATCTTCAAAGTGAACAAATTGTAGGCTTTGAAGCATTAATAAGGTGGAATCACCCTACACGTGGACTGACAGCACCTGGGTATTTTATCCACATCGCCGAAGAGAGCGAACTCATTGTTGAGATTGGTAGCTGGGTCATTAAAGAGGTAATGCGACAGATTAAAACATGGTATGACATGGGACTGAATCCTGGTAAAACCGCGATTAATATCGCAGGAAAACAGCTAGAGTCAGCCAATTTGGTTGCATTTATGATTCAAAATTTGCGAGAAAGTGGGTGCAAACCTGAATGGATTGAGATGGAGATAGTGGAGCGGTTTATCATGAAAGATACAACCAAATCCATTGCACTTCTCAAACGATTTAGAGAATTGGGCGTTGATATTTCGATTGACGATTTTGGTACCGGTCACTCTTCGCTCGCCTATCTCAAACAACTTCCGATTACCAAGCTTAAAATCGATCAAAGCTTTGTTCAGAATTTAGAAGAGAGTGGGGAAGATCGTGCGATTGCCCGTACCATCATTGAATTGGGTCGTGGTCTTGGGCTCAAAGTATTGGCAGAGGGTGTTGAAACCAAAGGACAAAAAGAGTTTATTTATACCAGCGGTTGTGAATTGATGCAAGGTTATCTCTTTAGTAAGCCTGTGCCGGCAGAAGATGCGGAACTCTTATTGAAAAATCAAGCACACATGCTATAATCATAACAGTAAAATGAGCAAATAGGGTAAACATGATACGAAGAGAATTTTTAGGATTGATGGGTGCTACGCTTTTAGGTAGCATTGCGCAAGCAGATGAGCTAAAACATCCCGATATTTGGCTTAAAGATGAGCAAAAAGTGGTGTTTGACGCTGTCATGAAAAAGCTTGGGATGGTTGAACGCATGGTTGGCTATGCTAAGTTTAATCTTATCTCTTTTGATGATACCCTTAAAATTGCTAGAAATTACTCTAAAATTGGTGCATTTACCCCTACTGAGATCGCTTATATCGAGGAAGTTTTTTACACAGATCCAGTTATTTATGGTTTTTATGGCAAACGTACCGTTGAACAATTGAGCTATGTTGTCAATGAAAAAGATGTTGTCAAAGTTGATGGCTCTGGGCACTATGTTTACAAAGAAACTTCGCAAGAACTTTTAAACCGTTTAATCAAAGATATTGGACCTACACTTATTTTAACCTCAGGTGTTCGCAGTGTTGTTAAACAACTCAGCCTTCACATGGAAAAAATTAAAAGCGAAAAAGGCAATATTACCATTGCTTCACGCTCTCTTGTTCCTCCTGCGTATTCTTACCACACTGTGGGTGATTTTGATGTGGGTAAAAAAGGCTGGGGTGCCCAAAACTTTACATCCAATTTTGCACGCACAGAAGAGTTTTGGAACCTACAAAAGCTCTCCTATATCTCTATGCGCTACACGATTGGTAATGGCGATGGTGTAAGATTTGAGCCATGGCACGTGAAGATCGTTTAGATTGATGATTTTAAGCATTGAAAGCAGTTGCGATGATAGCTCTATTGCTATTACGCGCATAAGCGATAAAAAACTTCTCTTCCATAAAAAAATTTCCCAAGATGCTGAACATGCGAAGTATGGTGGTGTCGTCCCCGAACTTGCTGCGCGCCTTCATGCGGTGACGCTTCCAAAAATACTTGAAGAGACAAAGCCCTATTTTACGCAACTTAAAGCGATTGCAGTGACAAATGAACCGGGGCTTTCCGTGACTCTTGTTGAGGGCGTGAGTATGGCAAAAGCGCTGAGTGTTGCGCTAAGTCTTCCTCTTCTTGGCATCAATCACCTCAAAGGTCACATTTGCTCTTTGTTTATTGAGGATGAGACACGCTTTCCGATGGATGTTTTACTCGTTTCTGGTGGGCATACCCAACTTTTACATGTAAAGAGTTTGAGTGAAATAAAGCTCCTTGCTACAACGATGGATGACAGCTTTGGTGAGAGTTTTGACAAAGTGGGCAAAATGCTAGGACTTCCTTATCCTGCGGGTGCTATCATCGAAAGCTATGCTAAAAGAGGCAATGCCAAACG
Protein-coding sequences here:
- a CDS encoding bifunctional diguanylate cyclase/phosphodiesterase, yielding MLSLKKQNITKWIVFLPAFAILLTFIITLGIVITAERAEYQKSLDNTRAAYVKRSKIQAQERIEKLVDYINENEKFLMNEAKDEIKNIVNLAYQIINDIYIENPNLPREQILAKIKNKLRDTRFFNDLSGYYFIFDLQGTCVMHGVNKEMEGQNFINFQDGVEKSFIQNAIERFKNEDAFALTWSWKNPKDETFRTKIGYNRRYEPLNIFVGSGRYEDEIRARVKKESQKLLLNTKYGEYGYIFAYDYAGNTISHGDTSLIGKNRLDVVINGQYVIRDIVEGGKRNPEGFFMSYVASYHPTAQDRSKISFIHAIPQFEWVIGTGAYLFEENNALLEQEQILKDKMQSTIINMLAVSLIIMLLVMGIMFFISTKLRSVLSRYENHLLLSNKQIREQKLVFETLYQKSADGIWLLKDGVFVDCNEAIVKMFKAQDKQALINVTLSDLSPEFQPDDQSSYEKALWMNALASQQGVHKFEWQARACDGTLFWISIMMTMIRMDKGIIQHCSVRDITIRKELEEENKKQKKLLIHQIEHDTLTGLPNRNLLQDRLTQSIKKASRDHNVLGVMFVDVDKFKSVNDSLGHDAGDMLLKTIATRMRSSVRETDTVARLSGDEFIVLLDGCKDVSDIFIAIKKLVAAFQEPFHLGNESFKITMSIGVSVYPNDGEVASKLLKNADIAMYKAKSKGRNRYVFFDQEMNQETNEHLEVEKSLHKALENNEFVIFYQPQINLQSEQIVGFEALIRWNHPTRGLTAPGYFIHIAEESELIVEIGSWVIKEVMRQIKTWYDMGLNPGKTAINIAGKQLESANLVAFMIQNLRESGCKPEWIEMEIVERFIMKDTTKSIALLKRFRELGVDISIDDFGTGHSSLAYLKQLPITKLKIDQSFVQNLEESGEDRAIARTIIELGRGLGLKVLAEGVETKGQKEFIYTSGCELMQGYLFSKPVPAEDAELLLKNQAHML
- a CDS encoding class I SAM-dependent methyltransferase, whose translation is MQEFWNEKFQTKNLIYGEAPNNFIKENIELLLQAKNVMCLGEGEGRNAIYLADKGLVVEALDASDVALLKLRRRAKESYVFIKTRHTLLEYWKPEQLYDAVICTYLHLPKQNQKMLFEKSIEALNPNGYFIAELFSESQVHFESGGPKNIALLYDLNDILDIVKSLPCKIHKLAQEVVVLSEGDKHVGRASVIRIILQKLAQDHSPIVP
- a CDS encoding M15 family metallopeptidase; protein product: MIRREFLGLMGATLLGSIAQADELKHPDIWLKDEQKVVFDAVMKKLGMVERMVGYAKFNLISFDDTLKIARNYSKIGAFTPTEIAYIEEVFYTDPVIYGFYGKRTVEQLSYVVNEKDVVKVDGSGHYVYKETSQELLNRLIKDIGPTLILTSGVRSVVKQLSLHMEKIKSEKGNITIASRSLVPPAYSYHTVGDFDVGKKGWGAQNFTSNFARTEEFWNLQKLSYISMRYTIGNGDGVRFEPWHVKIV
- a CDS encoding FmdE family protein codes for the protein MKYPTFFDTTETITLYDPLSNVLGAFENGEITFSYLDVVKSAGHSCPTMAGAYLMIREGLKALYPHSLPERGAIKVFFKETQTEGTTGVIANAFSLITGATDTWGFKGLSGKYVRKNLMDFSADIPLHVRIQRVDTGVFVDVAYNPNSIEIDPKMQPLMQKLFTEMLSEEEKEIFRALWQARVGKILENFDKVITIK
- the tsaD gene encoding tRNA (adenosine(37)-N6)-threonylcarbamoyltransferase complex transferase subunit TsaD; translated protein: MILSIESSCDDSSIAITRISDKKLLFHKKISQDAEHAKYGGVVPELAARLHAVTLPKILEETKPYFTQLKAIAVTNEPGLSVTLVEGVSMAKALSVALSLPLLGINHLKGHICSLFIEDETRFPMDVLLVSGGHTQLLHVKSLSEIKLLATTMDDSFGESFDKVGKMLGLPYPAGAIIESYAKRGNAKRFDFTIPLQGTSSSLLAFSYSGLKNQVRLCIEAQENLDEQTLCDICASFQRVAVAHLMQKIKKAYKERKVEHFGVVGGASANLYLRGELEAFCASKKAKLHTAKMEFCSDNAAMIGRCAVEAYAQNAFISLADLKVRSSSKDIFF